The following proteins are encoded in a genomic region of Leptodactylus fuscus isolate aLepFus1 unplaced genomic scaffold, aLepFus1.hap2 HAP2_SCAFFOLD_1299, whole genome shotgun sequence:
- the LOC142187017 gene encoding sphingosine 1-phosphate receptor 2-like — protein MNIYKHYLNVSKICEHYNYTKGVKKDSSSRDVISVIFIIICCIIILENILVLISVWRNKKFHSAMFFFIGNLAFSDLLTGCAYIANILLSGKATFTLTPVAWFIREGTAFTTLAASVFSLLAIAIERHVAIIKVKVYSRDRNCRMIILIGACWVISMVIGGLPIIGWNCIGNLDECSTVFPLYAKKYILFVVTIFTIILISIVILYVRIYCIVKSSHAEIAAPQTLALLKTVTIVLGVFIICWLPAFTILLMDVACKVKSCHILYKADYFFGVATLNSALNPIIYTLRSKDMRREFLRVLCCWNYMQKSRNADKCMLHLRSSSSLERYTQKHYFPTSPGIKSGSTFV, from the coding sequence ATGAACATCTACAAGCATTACCTGAACGTGTCCAAAATCTGTGAACATTATAACTATactaaaggggttaaaaaagacagCTCTTCTCGAGATGTCATCTCCGTGATCTTCATCATCATCTGCTGTATCATCATCCTGGAGAACATCCTTGTCCTCATTTCAGTTTGGAGGAACAAGAAGTTCCACTCGGCCATGTTTTTCTTTATCGGAAATTTGGCATTTTCTGATCTTCTCACCGGATGTGCCTACATTGCCAATATTTTGTTATCTGGTAAAGCCACCTTCACGCTAACTCCTGTGGCCTGGTTTATCCGTGAGGGTACGGCTTTCACAACCCTAGCCGCTTCCGTCTTCAGCCTGTTGGCCATAGCCATCGAAAGACACGTGGCCATCATTAAGGTCAAAGTCTACAGCAGAGACAGGAACTGTAGGATGATCATCCTGATAGGAGCTTGTTGGGTTATTTCCATGGTCATCGGAGGTCTACCCATCATCGGCTGGAACTGCATTGGAAACTTGGACGAATGTTCCACCGTTTTTCCTCTCTACGCCAAAAAGTACATTTTGTTCGTCGTTACTATCTTCACTATTATCCTTATCTCCATTGTGATTTTATATGTCCGTATATACTGTATCGTAAAGTCAAGCCATGCGGAGATAGCCGCGCCACAGACTCTTGCCCTGCTAAAAACAGTTACCATAGTCCTTGGAGTCTTTATCATCTGCTGGCTTCCAGCTTTCACGATTCTCCTTATGGATGTGGCTTGTAAAGTGAAGTCTTGCCACATTCTCTACAAAGCTGACTACTTCTTTGGGGTGGCCACCTTGAATTCGGCATTGAACCCTATCATCTATACTCTGAGGAGCAAAGACATGAGGAGGGAATTTCTGAGGGTGCTTTGCTGTTGGAACTACATGCAGAAGAGTAGAAACGCCGATAAATGCATGCTCCATTTACGTAGCTCCAGTTCTTTAGAACGATACACCCAAAAACACTATTTCCCCACGTCGCCCGGAATAAAGTCCGGCAGTACGTTCGTGTGA